Genomic DNA from Deltaproteobacteria bacterium:
ACTGGCATGCCAAGCAGCTGAGATTCTCAATCCCTTACGCTGGGCCAAGAATCTGATAATAAGAAGTGAGATTATCCTGGTAGCCTTGGCCCTTGCCTTACTCCGCAAATCATCTCTTTTGCCGCCTTTGCGGAAGCCTGGCGCCGTTGCCTTTGCGGCGCACAGAATTCAAACTGTTTTGGTCATCCACTTGGCAGGTAAAGACAGGGCAGTTCTAATAAGCCCATTTCTGCGCGAGTTGCGGAGATTTTTGCCTCATGCGTGGATTGGCCTTGTTGTAAGACCTGCCACTGCCAATCTTTTTGAAAAGTGTCCATATATCGATAAAGTCATGGTTTTTGACGGTGGAGGCATGGAGAATGGCGGCAAATCCAAAGATAGTCCGGTCCTTAGCTGGTTAGGGGCAATTCGTTATGTGATGCGTAATTTCAACAAGGTTCTGGTTGATATGGCCATATTGCCCGGATGGGAGGATGAAAGGGAGTTAACAGCATCACACGCCCTGATGCGATTAATTGGCGCGCCATGGCGGCTGGGATACTTGGAGGCTACAGCTACACCAGTGCGACCCCAAAAAATATCATTAGACCAGCCGTTCACATACGGGCCGCAAAAGGGTATGCCCAGAAATGAAGTGGAGAGCCAGTTGGATATTCTCCGTTTCCTGGGAGCTCACATTGCCAGTACAGATACAGAGGTGTGGCTCTCTGAAGAAGACTACAGGTACGCAGGACGAGTTATGGCGAACGCAGCCAGTGACTCTGCTGACTTTGTCGTAGCATTGTCTCCTGGAGGGCAATATTCTGGACTGCAATGGCCTGTGGAGCGATTCATCCGGCTAGGGAGATGGTTGCAGGAGGATTACAATGCGTACATTCTTGTCATTGCCGATGACGCACATCTAGTGCCTGCATGCCAGATTTACAAGGGTCTTGTGCGAGGGCGTGCCATGTTTATCGGGGATTCGAGTAGGCCGCGACGGATAGCTGCACTTCTCGAGAGGTGCAAGATGTTTGTCGGCGCCTACTCCGGGCTAATCCACCTGGCAGCGGCAGTGGGCATACCAGTGATAACCATTTTCGGTCCGGAGGATTATAGACGTTTTAGCCCTAGGGGTGCAGGCCATGAGGTGATACGTTTGCACCTGTTGTGTGATCAATGCGGTGGGGCCTGTCTTTATACTTCTCCGCTGTGTTTGGACGGAATCGAAGTAAGTAAGGTCAAGAGACTTGTTGCCGCTAAACTGGAACCCTGTCAATGATATATTCGCACAATCTTCCTTGTGAAGAGCGCTCAAACCGAAAGCTAGAGTCAGCTCGCTCGGACCTAGCCGTGGTAAAGCGCAGCCAGGCTTGCTCTTGGGAGAGAATGATCGTTACCTGGCGGCTGCAACATTGTTGCCATAGCGGGAAATAGATGGGATCAGGTATGGAGTAAGAGAGTATGCTCATCGCTCTAGACGCTAGGTCTTTACTCGAACCTCTCACTGGTGTTGGCTATTACAGTTATTACCTCTTCTGGCATCTCCTAGAACAAGACAAGCAAAATGACTACCTGCTTCTAGGTCCAGCAGGCCTTCGCCGCAATTTGCTCAAGGCGAGGCTCCCTAGAGAAGAGAAGATTCACAGGCTACAGCAGGCTGCTGTAGGAGGATTTAGAAAAAGGAGCGCCTATGAACGGCTAAAACTGCTTATGTTTTATGGGCCGAGTGCTGTTTTTCGAATTTACCATCTCCGCTGGCGAGCCAACCTGTTTTTCGGTCCCAATTTTCTTGGTTTTTTCTCTGCCAATTGTACTACAGTGATTACAGTCCATGACGTGAGCTATTTGATCTATCCTGATTGCATTGCCGAGAAAACTCTAAGAATTCTAAGAAAACACATGCCAACACATCTTGCCAGGGCGGACCATATTATTGCCGTCTCCCAAAATACCCGGAAAGATCTGGTGCGACTCTGCGGTGTGCCAGAGGAGAAAATTGCAGTTATTTACCCCGGCTATAATGCGGAGCTATTCAAACCACTGCCGATAGAAAATCGTGTACTTTCTGATAAGTTCAATTTGAAGCCGGGCTACATCTTATATGTAGGGACCATCGAGCCTCGCAAGAATCTCATTACCCTGCTACAAGCTCATCGCCTTCTTTGTCGAAAAGGCATAACCGTTCCTTTGGTGTTCTGTGGAGCTATTGGCTGGAAGAGTGAATCCTTTTTCAATACTTTGAGGTCCCTGGAGTCCAAGGATTCAGTTCGGCTTCTAGGCTATGTGGACGAACAGAGCCTCCCTTTGCTTTATAACGGTGCAGCATGCTTTGCTTTTCCATCCATATACGAAGGGTTTGGTTTACCTTTGGTCGAAGCCATGGCATGCGGCTGTCCGGTGATAAGTTCAAACGTCTCGGCCATCCCTGAGGTGGTAGGGGATGCCGGCTTGCTTATAAAGGATCCACTGGATCAGTCTATGTTAGCTGACGCCATTGAACAGGTTATCGGCGACGAAACCCGGCAACAACAGATGCACCTGAAAGGAATTGAACGAGCAACTCGTTTCAGCTGGAGGAAGACTGCCCGGGAGACCCTGAAGATATTTACTGAACTGCTTGGAGAAAATGAAACTAACTCATTCGATTCATATGTTCATTGAGGACCTATTTACTGAGGACTTGGTGTTGATTGAGCAAATGCTTCGAGGTAAGTCAGCAAAATACGTCACTGTATTTGCGAACTGAAGCACCAATGAGGAGTCGGCCTGTTAACCTGTGTGGTTTAGAAATGGGCGGCCTCACGTGAGCTCAGGAAGAACTCGAGAGTCTGCCGGGCGGTATTTTCCCAGGTGAACTTATGTGCTCGTGAGAGTGCGGCTTGGCGTAGTCTGTGATGTGTTGCTTCTTCCAGGGCAACTTCATCAATGCTTTTTGCCAACAGCACAATGTCATTGGGGTTCACCCTGATTGCTGCATCTCCGACAATCTCTTCTATTGCTGGTATATCTGAAGTGATCACAGGCACCCCGCAGGCCATAGCCTCCAGAACCGGCAGACCGAATCCCTCGTAAAGCGATGGATAGACAAAGGCTCTTGCCATCGAATAGATGGCTGGCAGATCATCATCGTCTACAAACCCGGTGAACATGACCTCGTTGCCGATCCCTAATTGTTTGACAGTCTCAAATATATCGCTGTACAGCCAGCCAGTTTTACCAATGATCACGAGTTTCAGGATCTGGCGAGACTTGGCTCTGGCAAAGGCCTTGAGAAGACCGACAATGTTTTTTCTGGGCTCGAGAGTGCCGACAGAAAGGATATAAAATTCGGGCAAGGTGTACTTTGCCCTTACAGTTGCCCTGCGGAAGGAATCGCTTACTGGCACAAAACGGTCGTCTTTGCCCAGAGCTGTGACGCAAATGCGGCTGCCACGAATACCGAGTTGCAATTGCAGGTCTTTCTTGGTGGTTTCAGAATTGACAATGAAACCATCGTAGGTTTTCACATTGGTCATCCTGGTCAGACGGTAATAGAGGACAGAGTGTTTGTAATAGCACTCAGGAAACAACAGAGGAATCACGTCATGGATGAAGACAAACCGGCGCCTGGCAGCTCGGAAAGGTAGCAGCGGCCATATGCTGCCGGTGTGAAAATATATGTCCAATCTGTGACGCCTGGTTATGTAGGGAAGATAGAACTGCAGCCACAGGGGAATAAGGATGACATCGCTGGAGAAAATTCTTGCCAGCGGATTGTGGTCAAAGAGCTGAAGGTTCGGTTGGGCGGTCAATCTCTTGGCGTCTGGCGCTGACAGGGGCGATGGGCTGAAAAGTGAGTAATGATTTTGGGGGTCTATTCTTGCAAGACTGAGAGCGATGTGAAAACCATACTGGCCGACCCCTGTTTTCTTGCCGTGCAGGTGCTCGATGGAGATGCCTATATTCATTTCCGCCAATACCCTCAAAAGTAATTCTGCCATGCAGCTGCAAGACTCGTGCAACATTGATTGTGGTTCTGCATTTACCTGGGCACTATAAGGCTTACCCCTCGAGCCAGAGTAATCGGTGTGCGCGATTGCATTCGTCTGGCTGGACCTCTGCAGCAATTCACAATCTTGCCAATTATGGTATATATCTTGCGTCTCGGCCATTAGCAAGAAGCTTTAATTCAACAGGGGCCAGGGCCGCGGTTGTGGGAGACAGTTTCTGAACTGCCAGCGAGGAGGCTGTCAATATTGCAGCGCACTTTTGACCAGCAACCATGAGAGTTAGTATTGTCATACCGGCATACAACGCCGCCAGTACCATTGGGCAGACCGTGCAATGGAGCCTCGAACAGGCCAACAATGGTTGCGAGCTGGAAGTTATTGTGGTGGACGATGGTTCTACGGATGACACTGCCATAGTGGCAGCAGCCCATGGCGCCAGGGTGATCAGCCAGGTAAATCAAGGACCAGCTGCGGCTCGCAACAGAGGCTGGCATGAAGCTACCGGCAGCATTGTCTGTTTTACGGATGCAGATTGCATTCCCTGCAAGAACTGGCTGGCAAACCTACTCCAGGGATTCAGAGACTGGCGGGTTGGCGCAGTGGCAGGTAGCTACCATATTGCCAATGCCGGTTCCTGGTTGGCTCGTTGGGTGCACCGGGAAATAATTGAACGTCACAACCGCATGCCTGCCACGGTACGCGCCTTTGGTTCTTACAACGTTGCCATGCCACGCTATATATTAGCAGCAACAGGGGGCTTCAATACTGAATATCCTCAGGCCAGTGGTGAAGATACCGACCTATCGTACAGAATTATCAAGGGAGGCTGGCACATTGTTTTCGTTCCAGAGGCCAGGGTTGCGCATTATCATCCTGAAAATCTGTGGCGCTATCTCAAAGAGCAATTTCGGCATGGCTACTGGCGGGCCAAACTTTACACGGATCATCCAGAGATGATCGCAGGCGACGACTATACCCTTCTCAAAGACCGAGTTGAACCTCTCTTCGTCTTGGCAACCACCGGGCTTTTTCTTCTTTTTGGCAGTGGCTTTGCTGTCCTGCAGATGCCGCTCTGGCTAACTCTTGTCTGCTATGCTTTCCTGCAGCTGATCTGGCCGCTCAAGTGGGGGATCGCCGAGCGCAAGCTCGCACCTCTGCCCTATGCCGGAGTTACTTTTGTGCGCGGCTTTGTTCGTACTGGGGGGTTAGCCCTGGGGGCCTTACGGTTCGGCAAAAAGTTCTTGGTGCCAACTTGGTTTAAAGCAAACCGCCTCTGATGCTGCTGAGGGTATTGCCTTGAAAAAAAAGACCTTGATAATCGTGCCGGCTTTCAATGAGGAAGCTAGCATCGCTCAGGTGGTGAAGCAGCTGAAGGAACACATCCCCTGGGGTGATATCTTGGTGGTGGATGACGGCTCCAGGGACAGAACAGCAAGAAGGGCTCGCGAGAGTGGCGCCATGGTGCTGAGCCTTCCCTATAACATGGGTATAGGCAGCACTGTTCAGAGCGGTTTCCTGTTTGCCAAAGAAAAGGGTTATCATTTTGCTGTACAGGTGGACGGTGATGGACAGCATCCTGCTGCCGATGTGCCACGGCTGCTGGCAGCACTGGAAGATGGGGCGGACATGGCCATTGGTTCTCGTTTCGTGGCACCTACAGGCTACAGAGCGCCACTTTTCAGAAACATAGGCATCAAGATATTTTCTTTGCTGGTGAGCATGATTGTCGGCAAGAGAGTGTATGATACTACTTCCGGTTTCCGGGCCATAAACCGCCGGGCCATCCTGCTGTTGACCCAGGAGTATCCCCATGATTATCCTGAGGTCGAGGCCTTGATCACCCTGCATCGTCATGGCATGCGGTTTGTGGAAATTCCTGTGGCAATGAACCACAGGGAGGAGGGAAGATCCTCCATATCCGCTGGCGCTGCCGTCTATTATATGTTGAAGGTTACTCTGGCGACTCTGGTGGCCAGTATCAAAGGGAGGCAATAGGAAATGACTGAAATTGCCCTGCATCTCAGGATCATCATCGGCATCCTCAGTTTCACTCTGGCTGGAATCATCATCGAGTTGATTCGCCAGGGCCGTCTCAAGGAACACTATGCCATTGTCTGGCTGTTGACGGCGGTATGTATTTTCATTTTTGGAATTTGGCCCGATTCACTCAACATCGTCTCGCGCATAGTCCGCCTGCACCATCTCACTACCCTATTCATGGTGGCTTTTCTTTTTCTACTGGCGATTGTTCTGCATTTCAGTCTGGCGATCAGTCAACTTTTTGAGAGAAATCGCCGCCTGACCCAGGAAGTGGCCTGGCTGAAGTTTGAGCTGGAACAATTGAAGGAGGCAAAGGTTCGTCAGCGCCGGGTAAAACTGGTGCAATCGCCAGGCTAGTCACCACGGCTCCGGATCAAGGTGTAGACGTTTTCCAGGGCTGCCGGCAGCCCATCAACCCTGGGCCCACCGCCCTGAGCCATGTCCGCTCTGCCGCCGCCCCTGCCGCCTACTTGAGCAGCGAGCTCCTTGATGATCTCGCCAGCATTGAAGCGGTCGGTGAGATCACTGGTCACTCCACAGATGAGCATTGCCTTGCCGTCTTCCCCTTCGGCACCGAGAACAATTACCGCCGATTTCAGCTCCGCCTTGAGATTGTCGAGCATTACCCGCAAATCTTTGGGGCTGTCGACCTGCACCTTGGTACTGAGTACTTTGATTCCATTTACAGTGCGGGCTTCCTTGCCGCTGGGGGCGAATCGTCGGCTCAAAGCCTGAGCTTTAACCCTTTCCACTTCCTTTTCCAGCTCTTTTTGCTGTGCCAGAAGCTTGCTGATTCTATCACGCAAATCTTGGGGTGCGGTTCGCAGCAAGGCGGCTGTTTCTTTCAGGATCCGTTCCTGTTCCTGAACATATTGCACAGCAGTCGGGCCAGTTAGTGCTTCAATGCGCCGAACTCCGGCCGCCACTGAACTTTCGGAGACGATCTTGAACAAGCCGATGTCTCCAGTATGATGGCTGTGAGTGCCTCCGCAGAGCTCACTGGAGTAGTCTCCTATTGACACCATGCGCACAGTATCACCATATTTTTCCTCAAAAAGTGCCATGGCACCCTGAGCAATGGCCGTGTCCATATCTGTGATGCGGGTGGTTAGATCTCTATTTTCCACAATGCGTTCATTTACCTGTCGTTCTATGAGGGCTAGCTGCTCAGGGGTGAGTGCTTCGCTGTGAGAGAAATCAAAGCGGAGTCGATCCGGGCCCACATAGGAACCTTGCTGCTTTACGTGGTCTCCCAAGACGCTTCGCAACACATGGTGCAGGATGTGGGTGGCAGTGTGATTCCTCTCCGTGGCCCTCCTCTTTTCTTCATCCACTCTGAGATTGACCTGGTCTCCTACTCTAGCGGCTCCCTTTTCCACCTGGCAGAGATGGACAATGAGATCGCCAGGTGTCTTCTGGGCATTTTCCACCTTGAGCACGAAGTTCCTGCCGCTCATGTATCCTGAATCGCCGGTCTGGCCGCCGGCCTCGCCATAGAACGGCGTCTTGTCGCACACAACCTCTACCTGTTCACCTTCGCTAACCTCTGATACCGCCCCATTTTTGGTGAGTAGAGCGAGAATCACCCCCTCGTCTTCGGTGCGGTCATAGCCGGTGAAAGTGGTGGTGATCCCCTGGGCGCTCAGCTGCTTGAGGGCTTCTGAAGTTTCCAGCACGCCGGAAATCTTGAAGGCGGCCCTGGAACGCTGGCGTTGCTCTGCCATTAGTTTTTCAAAGCCGCTCTCATCCACCTGGAACTGCAAGTCCCGGGCTGTGTCCATTACGATGTCGATGGGAAAACCATAGGTGTCATAGAGTTTGAAAATCACTTCGCCGGGAAAGACGCGCAGGCCATCCTTTTTCAGTTTTTCCACTTCATCTTGCAGTTTGGCCAAGCCCCTGTCGAGGGTGGCAGAGAAGGATTTTTCTTCATTACCCAGGGCCATTTTTATATAGCTTGCATTCTGGGCCAATTCAGGATAGGTGTCACTCATTGCCGCGATAACCGAGTCGGCAACCTTGTCCAAAAAAGGTTCCTCCACTCCCAGAAGTCTGCCATGGCGTACAGCCCGGCGAATAACGCGGCGCAGCACGTAACCGCGGCCTTCGTTGCTGGGCAGCACGCCGTCGCAAATGAGGAAGGTAGCGGCCCGGCCGTGATCAGCAATGACCTTGATGGAGACGTCCTTGTCGGCATCGCGTCCGTGGGCGTGGCCACTTATTGCTTCGATGGCATCAATGATCTGCCGAAACAGATCAATATCATAATTAGTCGGCACTCCTTGCAGGACTGCTGCTATTCTTTCCAGGCCAGCACCCGTGTCTATGGATGGAGCAGGCAGTGGTTCCATGGAACCGTCGTCTTTGCGATTGAACTGCATGAACACCAGATTCCAGAGTTCGAGGAAGCGGTCGCAGTCGCAGACGCCCGGGGCACACTCTGGGCCGCAGGCCATGTGTTCTCCCTGGTCTATAATGATTTCTGAACAGGGTCCGCAAGGTCCGGTATCGCCCATTGCCCAAAAGTTTTCGCTGGTGGGCAGCGTGAGGATTCTTTCTTGCGGCAGGTATCTACTCCATTCTTCCATGGCCTCCTGATCCACGCCGATACCCATGCTGTCGTCGCCTTCGTGCACTGAGGCATAGAGTTTGTCCTTTTGTAGATTGAGATCTCTGGTGAGGAATTCCCAGCCAAAATGGATGGCTTCCTTTTTGAAATAGTCACCAAAAGAAAAATTTCCCAGCATTTCAAAGAAGGTGTGGTGGCGAGCTGTTCGTCCCACGTTGCGGAGATCATTGTGCTTGCCGCCGGCTCGCATACATTTCTGACATGAGGTGGCGCGTACGTAATCGCGCTTTTCCTCCCCGAGCAGCGGTCTCTTGAACTGAACCATGCCGGCGTTGGTGAACAGCAGGGTGGGGTCATCGTGGGGAACCAGCGAAGAACTCTTCACAATGGTATGGCCGTTGGCACGAAAGTATTCGAGGAATGCGCTTCTGATCTCAGCAGTTTTCATTGTTCTGTTTTCCTCCCTTCACCAATGTCGCTGATGTGCAAGCCGTAAGCTTCTCTCACCTGACGCTCAATAGCGGTGCAGACATCAGGATGTTCTTTCAAGAACAGCTTGACGTTTTCGCGGCCTTGCCCCAATCGATCGCCGCCGTAAGAATACCAGGCTCCGCTTTTCTCCACGATATTGAGTCCAGTGCCCATGTCCAGGATATCTCCTTCTCTGGAGATGCCCTGGCCATACATGATATCGAATTCAGCTTCTTTGAAGGGAGGCGCCAGCTTGTTCTTCACTACTTTCACCCTGGTGCGACTTCCTATAATCTCCTGGCCATCTTTTATGGCACTGATGCGCCTGATGTCGAGACGCACGGAAGAGTAAAATTTCAGAGCATTTCCTCCAGTGGTGGTTTCCGGATTGCCGAAGAGTACTCCCAGCTTCATGCGGATCTGGTTGATAAAAATAACGGTGGTCCTGGACTTGCTGATGGCGGCTGTGAGCTTGCGCAGTGCCTGAGACATGAGGCGCGCCTGCAAGCCCATGTGGGAGTCTCCCATTTCTCCCTCTATTTCGGCCCGCGGCACCAGTGCTGCCACAGAATCGATGACAACCGCATCCATGGCACCGCTGCGCACCAACACCTCAGTAATTTCCAGCGCTTGTTCACCCGTATCCGGCTGAGAGATGAGCAGGTCGTCCACATTTACCCCAAGTTTACGGGCGTACGAGAGATCAAGGGCATGTTCAGCATCAATAAAGGCGGCAATGCCATTGCGCTTCTGGGCTTCTGCTACTATATGCAGAGCCAGGGTAGTCTTGCCGGATGATTCGGGGCCGAAGATTTCAACAACGCGACCACGCGGCACGCCGCCTAGACCCAGGGCCAGGTCGAGCGACAGAGAACCCGTAGGTATGACCGGTATATCTGCAACCGCCTGTTCACTGCCCAGTCGCATTATTGCTCCCTTGCCAAATTGACGTTCTATTTGACTCATGGCAAGGTCAATGGCTCGTTGTCTTTCATCACTCTCTTTTGCCATGTTGTTCCCCTAATGTGTAAGTTGCCAAGCAGCAGTCCCACATGTCGGCCTGGGGCGATGCCAGGTTCGATACTGCCGTGGTAAGTAAGGGTTTACCTCGATGCGGGAGCAGCAAGCGGTATGTGTCGAAGTTCCGTGTAGATCGCCCCGGTCGGTCTGAGATCACTTTTATACAATATTATTTCCTGGACGTCAAAAGGATTGAACTCAGTCAGAGGGATAGCTGCCACCAGCTGGGACAAATCCTGCTGACTGCGGCGATCTCTAATACGGCCTATGGTGAGATGGGGTTTGAAAGGTCTTTTTTCTCTGGGAAAACCAATTGATTCCAGTTCGTCTTCCAGGCGAGCCTGAAGGCGCAGAAGCGGTACAATTTCTCCCTGGAGTCCCAGCCAAATTACCCGCGGTTTGCGAAGGTTGGGAAAACCTCCCAGGGTGGTGGCTCGCAGAGTGAACACTGCTTCCCCGGAGGTGGCCTGATTTATGGCGGCAGCAATGTCATCCACCTGCTCTGGCTGGATGTTTCCCAGGAACTTGAGGGTAAGGTGAATGCTGTGGGGTTTCACCCAGCGCACTCGAGCACCATGGGCTCGCAACGCTTGTTGAACTGCAGCAATGGCCTCTCTAGTTTGTTCAGGTATCCGGATGGCTATGAAGGTACGGATCATAGTTTTCAACTCTTCAGGGCTAGGGATTTTTTTGGGCGGCGTCGTGGGCTTTGCCTATTTCTTCCCGAGCAATTGCCAGATTCTTTCTTGCCTGGGCAAATTCTGGCTTGAGATGAAGGGCCTGTTGAAAGTGGCTGATGGCCTGTTCCAGTTTCCCCTGCCGGGCCAGGGCAACGCCAAGGTTGTTGTGAGCTTTGGCGTAATTCGGCTTCAAGGCCAGGGCCTTTGCATAAGCAGCCACAGCGGCGCCGAGATTGCCCTTGCGGCTGAGTACATTGCCAAGATTGTTGTAGGCCTCGGCATACTCGGGGTCGATTTCTATGGCCTTTGCATAGTGAGTAATTGCCTGCTGCAGCTGGCCCGTGTGTTCGAGCAGCACTCCCAGATTGTTATGAGCTTGTGCAGATTCAGGATTGAGCTGCACCGCAGCATAGTAGTGCTCTGTGGCTTGCTTGATCTTTCCCTGCTGCAGGAGGGCAACCGCCAGGTTGTTGTGAGCTTCGGCAAAGCCAGGCAGCAGTTGCAGGGCCTTATTGAAATGGGCGATCGCCTGGTCCAGCTTTCCCTGTTGCAGCAGGGCATTTGCCAGATTATTGTGTGCCTCGGCATAGTTTGGATACAGTCGCAAGGCTTCCTGGTAATGGGCCATGGCCTCCTCGAGACGGCCCTCATCCCCCAGGGCCTGTCCAAGGTTTAGATGCGCAGTACGGTTGTTCGGTGTCTTGCTGAGGCTGTCAGACCAGAGGCTTACCGAATTTTGCCAAACTTTGTTGCGTTCAATACTCAAATATGACAAGGAAGTCAACAAGATGACGGCGGCAGTTGATACGGCAAATGTCCTTAGTCTTTTTGCCGGGTGAGTGTAGAGGAAATTCTCTAGAATCAGTGAAAACCAGAGAAACAGACCAATGCCCGGCAAGTAAAGATAACGGTCCGCTATCTTGGTTGAGATAGGGATAATATTTGTGACCGGCAGGAGAGTGATAAAGAACCAGCCGAAACAGAACAGGGGCAACCTTTGCCACTTTTTGGGACGGACGGTTACATAGATAATTAAACTTAATAAAATACAGGCGGCTATAATGATCTTATAAACAGGAAAGTCATAGGAGATATTTTCAAGATACCAGTTGTTGAGCCAGAATGGCAAAAGCATATTTCTAAAATAGTCATAGAGCGCCCACAACATAAGCAAGAGAGTATAGAGAGGATTGTTATGGTAGTGGCTTTTTATAGCAGCACCTGTGCCGGTTGCTACTAAATTGAGAAGCAATATTGTTTGAACAATGCTGAGGAAAAGATAAGGTAGATAATATAGGAATTTCTTTCGCAAGATATAAAAGAAATTTAAGTCTGTGTGACGACAATAGTCGTAGAGATATAATACTGCTGGCAGTGTCACACTGAAGGGGCTGGAAAGTAACGCCAGCAGATATACTACGATGGAGAGAATGTAACAAGAAAATGAGGTTTTCTCTCTTTCTGCCTCTACATAGAGATAGAAAGCGAGGATATAGAAAAGCGCAAGCAGTACATAT
This window encodes:
- a CDS encoding glycosyltransferase family 4 protein, giving the protein MAELLLRVLAEMNIGISIEHLHGKKTGVGQYGFHIALSLARIDPQNHYSLFSPSPLSAPDAKRLTAQPNLQLFDHNPLARIFSSDVILIPLWLQFYLPYITRRHRLDIYFHTGSIWPLLPFRAARRRFVFIHDVIPLLFPECYYKHSVLYYRLTRMTNVKTYDGFIVNSETTKKDLQLQLGIRGSRICVTALGKDDRFVPVSDSFRRATVRAKYTLPEFYILSVGTLEPRKNIVGLLKAFARAKSRQILKLVIIGKTGWLYSDIFETVKQLGIGNEVMFTGFVDDDDLPAIYSMARAFVYPSLYEGFGLPVLEAMACGVPVITSDIPAIEEIVGDAAIRVNPNDIVLLAKSIDEVALEEATHHRLRQAALSRAHKFTWENTARQTLEFFLSSREAAHF
- the recA gene encoding recombinase RecA; the encoded protein is MAKESDERQRAIDLAMSQIERQFGKGAIMRLGSEQAVADIPVIPTGSLSLDLALGLGGVPRGRVVEIFGPESSGKTTLALHIVAEAQKRNGIAAFIDAEHALDLSYARKLGVNVDDLLISQPDTGEQALEITEVLVRSGAMDAVVIDSVAALVPRAEIEGEMGDSHMGLQARLMSQALRKLTAAISKSRTTVIFINQIRMKLGVLFGNPETTTGGNALKFYSSVRLDIRRISAIKDGQEIIGSRTRVKVVKNKLAPPFKEAEFDIMYGQGISREGDILDMGTGLNIVEKSGAWYSYGGDRLGQGRENVKLFLKEHPDVCTAIERQVREAYGLHISDIGEGRKTEQ
- a CDS encoding glycosyltransferase, translating into MRVSIVIPAYNAASTIGQTVQWSLEQANNGCELEVIVVDDGSTDDTAIVAAAHGARVISQVNQGPAAARNRGWHEATGSIVCFTDADCIPCKNWLANLLQGFRDWRVGAVAGSYHIANAGSWLARWVHREIIERHNRMPATVRAFGSYNVAMPRYILAATGGFNTEYPQASGEDTDLSYRIIKGGWHIVFVPEARVAHYHPENLWRYLKEQFRHGYWRAKLYTDHPEMIAGDDYTLLKDRVEPLFVLATTGLFLLFGSGFAVLQMPLWLTLVCYAFLQLIWPLKWGIAERKLAPLPYAGVTFVRGFVRTGGLALGALRFGKKFLVPTWFKANRL
- a CDS encoding glycosyltransferase family 4 protein: MLIALDARSLLEPLTGVGYYSYYLFWHLLEQDKQNDYLLLGPAGLRRNLLKARLPREEKIHRLQQAAVGGFRKRSAYERLKLLMFYGPSAVFRIYHLRWRANLFFGPNFLGFFSANCTTVITVHDVSYLIYPDCIAEKTLRILRKHMPTHLARADHIIAVSQNTRKDLVRLCGVPEEKIAVIYPGYNAELFKPLPIENRVLSDKFNLKPGYILYVGTIEPRKNLITLLQAHRLLCRKGITVPLVFCGAIGWKSESFFNTLRSLESKDSVRLLGYVDEQSLPLLYNGAACFAFPSIYEGFGLPLVEAMACGCPVISSNVSAIPEVVGDAGLLIKDPLDQSMLADAIEQVIGDETRQQQMHLKGIERATRFSWRKTARETLKIFTELLGENETNSFDSYVH
- a CDS encoding glycosyltransferase family 2 protein, which gives rise to MKKKTLIIVPAFNEEASIAQVVKQLKEHIPWGDILVVDDGSRDRTARRARESGAMVLSLPYNMGIGSTVQSGFLFAKEKGYHFAVQVDGDGQHPAADVPRLLAALEDGADMAIGSRFVAPTGYRAPLFRNIGIKIFSLLVSMIVGKRVYDTTSGFRAINRRAILLLTQEYPHDYPEVEALITLHRHGMRFVEIPVAMNHREEGRSSISAGAAVYYMLKVTLATLVASIKGRQ
- the thpR gene encoding RNA 2',3'-cyclic phosphodiesterase, which codes for MIRTFIAIRIPEQTREAIAAVQQALRAHGARVRWVKPHSIHLTLKFLGNIQPEQVDDIAAAINQATSGEAVFTLRATTLGGFPNLRKPRVIWLGLQGEIVPLLRLQARLEDELESIGFPREKRPFKPHLTIGRIRDRRSQQDLSQLVAAIPLTEFNPFDVQEIILYKSDLRPTGAIYTELRHIPLAAPASR
- a CDS encoding DUF2304 domain-containing protein; amino-acid sequence: MTEIALHLRIIIGILSFTLAGIIIELIRQGRLKEHYAIVWLLTAVCIFIFGIWPDSLNIVSRIVRLHHLTTLFMVAFLFLLAIVLHFSLAISQLFERNRRLTQEVAWLKFELEQLKEAKVRQRRVKLVQSPG
- the alaS gene encoding alanine--tRNA ligase, translating into MKTAEIRSAFLEYFRANGHTIVKSSSLVPHDDPTLLFTNAGMVQFKRPLLGEEKRDYVRATSCQKCMRAGGKHNDLRNVGRTARHHTFFEMLGNFSFGDYFKKEAIHFGWEFLTRDLNLQKDKLYASVHEGDDSMGIGVDQEAMEEWSRYLPQERILTLPTSENFWAMGDTGPCGPCSEIIIDQGEHMACGPECAPGVCDCDRFLELWNLVFMQFNRKDDGSMEPLPAPSIDTGAGLERIAAVLQGVPTNYDIDLFRQIIDAIEAISGHAHGRDADKDVSIKVIADHGRAATFLICDGVLPSNEGRGYVLRRVIRRAVRHGRLLGVEEPFLDKVADSVIAAMSDTYPELAQNASYIKMALGNEEKSFSATLDRGLAKLQDEVEKLKKDGLRVFPGEVIFKLYDTYGFPIDIVMDTARDLQFQVDESGFEKLMAEQRQRSRAAFKISGVLETSEALKQLSAQGITTTFTGYDRTEDEGVILALLTKNGAVSEVSEGEQVEVVCDKTPFYGEAGGQTGDSGYMSGRNFVLKVENAQKTPGDLIVHLCQVEKGAARVGDQVNLRVDEEKRRATERNHTATHILHHVLRSVLGDHVKQQGSYVGPDRLRFDFSHSEALTPEQLALIERQVNERIVENRDLTTRITDMDTAIAQGAMALFEEKYGDTVRMVSIGDYSSELCGGTHSHHTGDIGLFKIVSESSVAAGVRRIEALTGPTAVQYVQEQERILKETAALLRTAPQDLRDRISKLLAQQKELEKEVERVKAQALSRRFAPSGKEARTVNGIKVLSTKVQVDSPKDLRVMLDNLKAELKSAVIVLGAEGEDGKAMLICGVTSDLTDRFNAGEIIKELAAQVGGRGGGRADMAQGGGPRVDGLPAALENVYTLIRSRGD